In uncultured Ilyobacter sp., a genomic segment contains:
- a CDS encoding RecX family transcriptional regulator, with protein sequence MKILNLKRNKLYLEDDEIIDVSPDIIYEMGLSRKEELSIEEYKRVVYLAALSKSYYLLSRRDHTSKELERKLWMKFREKEIIKRVISEIEGKGYIDDYSYARFFIEKSKEGRKKIEYDLRARGIKSEVIKEAFDEEGNKEVPKIKRLLHKISGKPYDKKINYLLRKGFDYENIKKALEEEDEE encoded by the coding sequence ATGAAGATACTGAATCTAAAGAGAAATAAATTATACCTAGAGGACGACGAAATAATAGATGTAAGTCCTGATATAATTTATGAAATGGGGCTCTCTAGAAAAGAAGAGTTGAGTATAGAGGAGTATAAAAGGGTAGTCTATCTGGCTGCCCTTTCCAAGTCCTATTATTTATTGTCTAGAAGAGATCACACTTCTAAAGAGCTAGAGAGAAAACTTTGGATGAAATTTCGGGAAAAAGAGATAATAAAGAGAGTAATTTCTGAGATAGAGGGAAAAGGATATATAGATGATTATTCCTACGCCAGGTTTTTTATTGAAAAAAGCAAAGAGGGAAGAAAAAAAATAGAATATGACCTAAGAGCGAGGGGAATAAAATCTGAAGTTATAAAAGAAGCATTTGATGAAGAGGGCAATAAAGAGGTTCCAAAGATAAAAAGGCTTCTGCATAAGATAAGTGGGAAGCCCTATGATAAGAAGATAAACTATCTTTTGAGAAAGGGCTTTGACTATGAAAATATAAAAAAAGCCTTAGAGGAAGAAGATGAAGAATAA